Genomic segment of Cottoperca gobio chromosome 6, fCotGob3.1, whole genome shotgun sequence:
TAGAGTTAGTAGCTGATTTTAACTGATCAGTAGATGCTCATAACGGCCGTGGATGAGCTCACACTGGGCCCGCCTCCAACTCCTACGTGTTCCTCTCACCCGCGCAAAGGCCTCTGGGAAACTGAGTCCACGGTCTAAATAATTCAAGCTTCCATACCTTCTCTTCAACTGCTAACAAGATGCCGGCCGTACATCACAAACTGTTCCTGGAGGACGCTTTGCAGGACAGTCCTCAGGTAGgcctgtgtgggttttttttatcaCGTCTAAAGACACAACTGTCATATAAAAGATGTCACGAGCACTGAAGTTAGCTTACTAGCCCAAACAATATCTTGTTCCCGGTGAAGGCTCTTTCCACTGGTCGATGACAGCTCCCAAATTGACACATTGTTATGGTAATGTAATCCTCTGACATTAGTGGCTGCTCCCTCCTGCTATAAACAATATTCTTGTGTATACTGCTAATCATAATTgtcggcgtgtgtgtgtgtgtgtgtgtgtgtgtctttgttgtgtttacaaagcTACCGATCGCCACAGGGCTCCTCTATGATATTCTGGTGTGCTTTTAGATTCATCACTGTGGAAGATGTGACGACCACAGCTCAACCAGAATCACTGTCCtgcaatctttttttattttccaatgtCGTATGAAGTTAGATTTTTGGGCTAGACCCTGATCTGGAGCAGAACTGGGCCTGAATCACAGGATGTGGGAGGGGTTTCCATTATCGGACTCCACTGGAATTAGTCGATAGCCTGCAACAGGGCAGCTGCTGTCAGTAGTGACTAGCATATGCTGTTTGATGCTTATAGGTCTGGAGTGCATTATTAAAGTTGCTCAGAAAGCACGAGGCCTCATGCATGGCTATCAGTGATGGTGACGTGAAATATAGGTCTTTGCTATTATGCACATCTAATGTAGTCTGTATGTTGCATCACTCCTTCCTCAAACAGGGCTGACCTCATTGATGGTTCTGCTTAAGTGCAACTCATGCTGGAGGGTTATTTTCCTAACAAGAAATAGGCCCAGTGTCTTGCTACagtcaaatgtaaacacaaacaaggTTGACAATGTTCCCGATCATTTCTATTTGGTGTGGAAAGGCTTTCAATCATTCTGTGGCCAAAGTCAACTGAAGTGAACTGTAAACAGACTTTAGACGATGGGTGTGTTTCGTCTCTGCTGTGTCTGCCCTGCCTTGCTGCACCTGTTTATGGAAACTAAAAACTACACCTAGACAGGATTTTGTCAGTTTGCATAACCAGCCTGCAGTAAAATGATcatgcccttttttttttagttttacttCAAAGCTGCCTTCAGTGTCCATACGACTCCACATACTGCAGCTACCCTCTTGTACCGTCTTGTGTCCTCTTTTCACTTCCAGAAATGTTCTTACACTTCTCTTTTATTAGTTACAGGTCCCCACCAAAccttatattgtgttttgttttacttggaTACTATACACATGTCCGAGAAGcaaacaaaaaggaacatttgACACAATTACAATATGCCGAGCTCCACCTGAATTGACCTGATGTAATAAACACACCCATTATATTATCACTTGGTGCTTAACATGCTTAAACTCATTTGGATAATAAGCTGAGTCACGCTTAGGGCTGCAACTGACAAttaattttcatttttcattcacctgctgattatttttcctAAATATTAAGTGAATAGATTAATAGTTTAAGTAGTGAAAAAATGCACATTGTAGTAATTTGACTGACCAACAGGcccaaaccccaaagatataCGGTttatattacaaagtttatccTAATCTGATATATGAGGCTAATTAAGTGGATATCTTCTAACCCAAAGTAACTCAACCTGTTGTCATATGTATGGATGTTTTGTTCCACAGACTCGCTCCTTGCTCAGTGTGTTTGAGGAAGATGCTGGGATGCTTACAGACTACACCAACCAGCTGCTCCAGTCCATGCAGCGTGTGTTTGGAGCCCAGGTactaaagaaaacacacaagcagacgCACATACGCAGACTGTGTTCCCTGAGCTGTGTGTGGCTCTGTTAAATAGCCAAACACAATCAAATGTGGAGGGTGTGTTATCTTTACTtactaactttatttatttggaagATAATTTGGGGTTAATCATTTGCATTACGGAACTACAGACGAGGAATGTTTTGGTCTGCGCTGAAGAGAAAATGCCGCTTTCGAATACACAAATGCTAAACTAGGATATTATACACTCGTATTTGCAAACTGATGCGTGAAACCACATGAACTGAAGGATCTCGTGGAAAGAGCTGAGACATTTGTCACATTGGGCCTAAAACCATTTTCCTGAGTGATGTGCAGTAAGTAGTGTGAAACTATTCTTGTGCTGTGGGAGTGTAAGTAGTTTTATGTGATCCATCAGctttacattttcctttttaataaacCCTGATTCACCCGTGGTCCTCttattctccttttttttattcctacAAGGGCTGAAGAGAGAATGACGAATGTAGAAGCTACGGATAAATCCTGAGTAATCCAGTCTGTGTTAACTTTTGCTTTTTCCCGCCATCTGCCCCTCACAGAGTGAGATGGGATTGGCCACAGAGCAGCTCTCACAGCAATTAATGGATTATGAGAAGAAAGTAAGTATGTGTAAAGTTATCAAGGGCATAATTTCCACTGTGTacgggggggggacacacacttTCAGGTTGATTCTCTTACTGCAGTCTCTGAACATTGAGCTTCATGCATGAATCTTGCGTACGCACAGATTTGATTTTAGAGAGAACTTGTGTTGCATTCATCAATATTTGTGTACTAACaaaattatacacacacacacacactcacacacacacttgtcctGCTGGCTGAGGGTCGTGCACAACTCTTTCTTTTTGCCTCTCTGTTGGGAATCTATCGTGTTTCATGTAGCCAGCATGAACTGAAATATAGAATAGTTGCTGAAGTCAGAGAGCAGCTCGATTAAATAATGCTGAAGAAGAAAGATATGTGCATCAGTCGCCTTTATTGGACCACATTCTGGATTGCAGAGTGGAGGAAATGCAATGACCTGTAATGAATGCACTTTTAGCTCCTTTTAAACAAGGTTTAAAACTCAGCATCTGGGCGTGAGGTTTAGTGGCATACTTGGTCTTATTCCATGAAAGGGATGTGCCAGAAATCTGTGCAGAACAGATTAAACTTCTTAAAAGTACAGGCTAGATCGACACTACATTATGCTGTTTCATGCTTTTAAACCTGTTCTTTTTCCCGTCTAGAATTTTGCGCATGGAAAAGGTGATGAAGAGGTAATCGCCACGCTGCAGAACTTTGCCAAAACTGTTGGGGAGGTGAGctgcagtgttgttgttgttgtatgtatatgtgtgtgtgcactcacagCAGAAGAGAGGGGTGATAAGCTACTGTTAGGTGAGTAGTTTGTTATTTTAGGACATAACAAAGGATATTGCACCCGTGCTCCCTGAGCATGCTGGTGAGAAAGACCTTAATGAAAACATTGGATAATTATCCTCCCTGTAAGACTGGAACACCCATTGCACCagatggggtgtgtgtgtgtatgatcaGGTGTATATTTAGGACACACCAgtccacacacgcacatataagCTCAGAGGACACGGGTTGATTGTTTGCTTGACCTTTACCTCATGATTTACAGAGGAGAACTCATTTCACAATGCCAATTAGGCCCACTGCTGCACCTAATCCTGTGAACTTTAGCATTTGCTAAATCGCTCAGATTAACCTGGACGTCCTCTTGTTAGATGCTGTAGTGTAGCTCGTTGATAAGCATAGAGAATTATGGCAGGATTTGCTGGTGCGTGCGATATGCGGTCCTGTTTCCAATATCAGAGTAAACAGAAGGTTTTATTATTCTCTTCAAGAAATGTGCTGTTCCACAATATGGGCTTTTTTATAATGTAGAAGAGGCATTGTCTGCAGTCACGCAGCCATTTCAGCGAACATTGAACTTTCCAGCTCGCTTCAGGAACAACTGGCAGCAAATGGCACTGTAcatattgaaataaattaaaatccCTCAAGATGTTTGGCAAGGGTGCATCTTCTGTTCATGTCCCTGTGCAGTGcgtgatatttttttattattatccgTTTTGTTTCTTCCAGCTGAACTCGCTCCACTCCGATCTAGCCAGCCAGATGGCCGACAGCATGGTTTTCCCCTTGATCCAGTTCCGAGAGAAAGACCTTACAGGTAGGGCAAACATCTACACAAAACCTATTTATTAACAAGTTATTAACAGTTGATATATGACAGAAAATAAGGAGAGAAGGAATGGTTCTGGTTTGTGGGCAGCTCCCTAACCCCTAACAAAACTTACTATACATTGAATGTTTCAGAGATAAGCACACTGAAGGAAATATTTGGCATCGCCACTGATGGTGAGTACAAATCTATTTAAGAAAACAATTCCAGTTTGCGTTTACTATTTGATCCTCATGTCcttgctctcctctccttcagaGCACGAGGCGGCTATGGTCAAATACAGCCGACTGCccaagaagaaggagaatgagAAGGTAGAGTGACTCATTGATCTCAAACTGTAAAAGTCCATACAGTGCAGTAATGCAGCGTGAGTATTTCAAATACAAATAGGTGGCATTAAATATTCCTCTACTGCCAGGCTGCACTGTTTTAGTAAAACTGTAACAACACCATGCACTATAATGGCTGCAGAGATAAGATTCCCCTTTTTATTTGCTTCTATTGAAGGTGTCGGCATGTGCTCTTGGACCTACAAGATAGTGCAACAGTGTTGCttatttgtatgtgtgcgtgtgtgtgtgtgtgtgtgtgtgagattaggACAAGTGTTTGCATATGTATGAGTGTGGGTGCAGACGCTGATAGTGAgtttatgctatatatatatatatatatatatatatatatatatatatatatatatatatatatatatatatatatatatatatatatatatatatatagttgcaTGTTTAACCCTTTCCTTTCTGGACAGCTGAAGTCAGACTTGGTGAAGGAGGTGGCCTACACTAGAAGGAAGCAGCACCAAGCCTCACTGCAGTATTACTGCGCCCTCAACGCCCTGCAGTATCGCAAGAGAGTAGCTATGCTCGAGCCTATGCTGGGCTACACACAGTCTCAGGTACTTCGCAGCTGTTCACCGACAGACTAGGCCAGAACACATCATTTCAGTATTCAAATTCAATATTCAAAAATTGGCTATCTCCTTATTGGAACTGATTAAAGGACAAAGGACAGTTGTTAGTGTGCAATGTGGTCGAGTGATATAAACTACTGGGGGGGAAACATTTTATACTTGTAACCAAATGCCTGAGCGTGTAAGCATGTGACGAGAGCTGCAACAAGTAGTCGATTTATCAatctgcaaaacattttctgGTGCCAGCTTTTAATATGTGAAGATTTGAAacttttatataatattcatatttttcagATAGCAAACGAAAGTTTCTTTTCACTATTTTCCTATTTTTACAGACAAAAGGATGAATGGAGAATATTAAGAGCAGATTCATCTGTAAGGACAtgaatcgttagttgcagcccttcgTGTGACTAAGTGATTGTCTGCCTCCTATAGATTTCTCGTGCGTACACGTATACAAGATGAGATGCTCATTATTATCTCTGATCTCTCAGATCCGCTTCTTCAAGAAAGGCATTGAGCTGGTGTCAAAGAAGATGGAcaactttctctcctctgtgtccaaCATGACTCAAAAGTAAAAGACCACAATACATGTGACGAACAATAGATTTGGTGTTAACAATATAAAGTACTGTGGTTTGTTGTGTTAGttaataatactaaataatgtgttgtgtctAGTATCCAGGCGCAGCTGGACACGGAGGCGGAGGCCATGCGTGCGACCCAGAGGGAACTTCTTTCTGTGGAGGACACTGTCTATATGCCAGATAAGGACATTGAGCCTGTCAATCGCACACTTATCCAGAAGGCTGGCTACCTCAACATTAGGAAGTAAGATTAAGTGCACTCATTATGACCCTGTCTCATATTAATAAGTCTAGCACAGTAGACAGTCCGATCACCATACAGTGGTTACAAAGGTGGAGTCGGCGATTCTGGAGAACGATTGTTGATATTTGAGCAAATAACCTCCCTCTAGATTTACCGTCCCTGTAGCTCCCACTGCCTTCCTCTTTAAACATCCATGATCCCCTGTTCTGTCCACGAGCGTGAACGCCGCCGgttgctgattggctggaaTAGTGTTGTGTGGCTCGGTCCATGCcacacaactttgtttttcattgcaCACATAGAACAGACAGCTAGCAGACAGTGAGGACATGTTcacaaaaaaagttttattgGATTAGAACTGCTGACTGCACCTTTTTTAGGCTTGAGTCTCGAAGCTAACCTAAAATATTTTTGCTTGTCTTGCTAAAGTTGTTCATAATACGCATGACTACAGTAAACAATAAGTCTGTCACAGCAGACGAGGTGGGTCAGGCAACACGGTGACAGTGTGCGCTGTCAGCTTATTGCAGAGGGGATGTATGAGAAGGGAAACTTCCTTAATGGCTTCAGGGGGTAGAACTGCAGCATAGCCGGCAATGTGATTTAGTGAAATGTCAGAGCTGTCAAACTCAGTCTCTCGCTCATATACATCCAAAGTCTTTGACAAATGTCTGTGACACCAGAGAAAAGGTTTCCTCAGAATGCCATTCTGTTTAATGACACACACTGCCAGAAGCCTCAAACACTTGTCAAATGCTGAGTTCACAGAACATTTGCTATTACTTTTGCTATATTTCTCACTATTAAGGGTCTGAGTCACCCACTGCAGCATGAGCCATTCACTTTGATATTAATCAAAGGAAAATTATCTGGAAAGGGTTAGACGAAGGCTTACAGAGGAGCAATTTAAATGAGTCATACacgtgtctctttgttttggtgAGTCAGAGTTAAATGAtgggtatatgtgtgtgtatatatacaatatatatacatataataatatatatgtcttGCTAATTACTGGTAGCTCCTATTGTGAAGGCTAGACGGCTGTGGAGAGCCATTGCATACACTCAACTTTACTTTTGGTAAGGTGCTCGCGTCCTCTGCCATTAAAGGACAAAGTCcagtgatcagagagccatGCGATGATGCGGTGGCGTGCAGCACGGAGGAAATCcatggaggagaagagcagagcagaaagagagagaccacatggctgtgtttatgtttcatcAGCTGAGTTTTCACACTTAAGTGCgtcaggttgcaggaagtgaggaaggatctagacacaaaggatcatgggaaattgagtccaatagctccatactgtgaggatccTAACATTACCAATATTGGATTGTCTCTTGACATTCCCACCCTGTATGTAGCCCTCGTCACTCGTCAAACCTTCCATTTTACCACCGTTAGGTTCTTCAAAATGTCACCCTTCAGTGCTGACCGTTATCTACTCTTTCTGAcccttttttttctgtgctCCAGTAAAACAGGCCTAGTGACCACGGCCTGGGACCGACTGTACTTCTTCACCCAGGGAGGTAACCTCATGTGCCAGCCTCGTGGGGCGGTGGCGGGGGGCATGGTGCTGGACCTGGACAACAGCTCTGTCATGGCCGTGGAGTGCGAGGACAGACGCTACTGTTTTCAGATAACCTCCCCCTCAGGCAAAACGTAGGTACACTTTTCCACATATCCAACAATGAGAATAACGCACAAACACGAATGAGtcaccaaatgtatttttatttcattctctCCATTGTCATTAATGCATCTAGGTCAATGATTCTACAAGCTGAGAGCAAAAGGGAATATGAAGAAGTAAGTGTGAAAGAGGCCGTTCAAACAGCCGTGTTCCTCCCAAAGACATCTGCTGGTACAGTTCTCAGTCATATAGCAATTGAGGAGCTGTCAAGACCTATTTGTGTGGTTTTCATATTTGGTTTTGTGCTTGGACACATCTGACTGGCCTGTCACAGCTGCTATCAGTCAAGTGATTACAGGCTGCTGGCGTCTGAGCCAGAGGAAGTCCTAATGTGGATCTCTGCGTTTCTTTCTCAGTGGATTTGCACCGTGAACAACATCTCCAGACAGATCTACCTGACTGACAACCCAGAGGTAACGCACGGTTTCATTCCCCACACAACTGCAGCTAAACCCATTAAAGAAGATTCCAACTGTAAATCAGAAACACTTCATTTGATTTTGAATTAAGACCTTTTACCCACATTGTAAAGTTTAGGTTTGTTGTCATATACACGTTAAAAGTTGTATATTAAAATGCAATCTCATCCCttaaacactttatataatGGGAATAAATAAGCATTGATAATAAGAAATcctaaaataatgaataaatcagTGAGTCTTGTGCATTATTTTTGCTGTTCAGCAGTCTAACCGCCTGGGAGTCTTTAAGACAACTGGTCTGAGCTCTGATGCGCTGTAGGAGTTCTCCTGAGGGATGGAGTGAGAGCAGAACATGTGCAGGGTGGCTGGTGTCCTGCATAATACTAAGAGCTGTGTATAGTAGTGTAAATGTCCTGAATCTGTGGCAGCGATGATGATTGTTTAAAAGCCGTTTTTCACTGTCCTCCTCATGCTCTCTACGGTGGCACGATACAAATCGACCCGGGGTTTCTGTGGACAGTCCATATTTCTTTAAGGCATCGCAAAGACTACAGTACAGTCATGATTTGATCAGGCAGTGAGACATTTATTTGGTGTTGCACAACTTCTCTGTTCCAGACATAAAATGTGATGGTATTGTTCCAGCATTGTCACGTagacccccccctccctccctcctttctctcaAGTGTCTCACAGCTGTTGTTTAACTGCTTTTCCTTCCCAGAATCGTGCATGTTCGCGGGAGGGTTGGCTCTATGAAAATGTTTATTCTTCAGATTGTTCATAGACAAACAGACTGTCGCTGTGTCTGAAATcactcatttattttccctACATGATGATCACTTGGTAGTTTACCAAAAGAGCAAGTAATGGTTAGAGATTTTAGATGCCAATCATCATGTCGTGTTACCACTGACGGGTGTCGTGTGGCGTAACTGCAAATCACATGCTTGTGATCTGAAGATAGGAAATAGTTGTGTATCTGTCGACACTATTGAAGCtgctgtacgtgtgtgtatactCCATTATGGGAGTCTTTCATGGTGCTATATATTTCAGACGACAACCAGGAAGTAAGTATAGTGCACCAACACTTGGAGAATATTTTCAGACACTGTTGTTTAGTTTATCTAGTTGTGAGAGTTGTTGATTTGCGATCTGTCGTAGTGCGGGAGGTTTTGCAACACCGCATGGACTCATTTGTATAAGAACACATATGAAGTCAGCGATCTGTATTCTGTGGTCTCTTCATTAtctcatttcttctctttgtgaCCTGTGTTAATTGCTTTGTTCAAAAAAAGAATTGAGTATTGTTGTTGCTACTAATTAGATTAAAACATCACAAAGTAGGAAGCGTGCGCCGTTTAACATCCTATTatgaaatgtacaatatttctTTCTGATTCCATTTACAATCCAATTTAAACGATTGTATCCGTGAATACTTTGTCaattgagtttgtttgtttttaaaccatGACATTTCTTTGGACTCTAATTAGAACACTTTTATTGGACATGCTGACTATTCTTCTCCCAAAGATCTAACACTTACTGATATATGCCTGTGTCTAGAAATGACTAAAAACACCTGTTTTAGATCTTCAACTATTTTCTTTAGCTGAACACTGAACTAAACTAAAGCAGCAAAGCGTCAGCTATCTTTGAGTAAGTATTGCTGGTGAATAGATCCTGCTCGTGGTACACAGATGCACAGAGATGCTGCAATGTCTTGTTTCTTGTTCTTTGTTAGGCTGTGGCCATCCGACTGAACCAGAGCGCCATCCAGGCAGTCACCCCCATCACCAGCTTTGAGAAAAGACCTGAGGGCTCGCCCAACCCTGACAGGTCATAACACTACGCACCGTATCCTCTCCTGAAGTTTATCATTGTTTTAATAGTTTGAATCAGTCTTATGAGACTGCGGAGAAACTTTATCGATGCACATATGGGCATATTGTATTAAAAGAACATGTGGATGTTTTGAGGcttatttgtttcttctttataACTTCTCTTCATGTCTCATTCCTGCAGAGCGAAGCCAGGCGGTGTACATGCTACCAGTGCTGGTTCCCAGAAAACGGGGGCTGCTCCGGAACCAGAAGACCTGATAGCCCCCGGGACACCCATTCAGTTTGACATAATGCTGCCGGCCTCCGAGTTTCAGGACCAGAACAGGGCTGGAGGGAGGTGAGGGAACAACTGGGGAGGGAAGTTTGTGGGTGTATGTTTGTAAGCTACGAGCAGGAGCGATTAGTACTGGTGGTTGATGACGCTAATTTCCTGAAAGTTGACCTCATACTGGTTATTATATCATTTCCTGGAAGCTGATTGGTTCTTAATGACTCAATGCAGAGGTTTAAGTGTTTTCTTTCCCCTCGTGTGTGTGCTCCCTTCTTGGCAGACGCACAA
This window contains:
- the appl2 gene encoding DCC-interacting protein 13-beta isoform X1: MPAVHHKLFLEDALQDSPQTRSLLSVFEEDAGMLTDYTNQLLQSMQRVFGAQSEMGLATEQLSQQLMDYEKKNFAHGKGDEEVIATLQNFAKTVGELNSLHSDLASQMADSMVFPLIQFREKDLTEISTLKEIFGIATDEHEAAMVKYSRLPKKKENEKLKSDLVKEVAYTRRKQHQASLQYYCALNALQYRKRVAMLEPMLGYTQSQIRFFKKGIELVSKKMDNFLSSVSNMTQNIQAQLDTEAEAMRATQRELLSVEDTVYMPDKDIEPVNRTLIQKAGYLNIRNKTGLVTTAWDRLYFFTQGGNLMCQPRGAVAGGMVLDLDNSSVMAVECEDRRYCFQITSPSGKTSMILQAESKREYEEWICTVNNISRQIYLTDNPEAVAIRLNQSAIQAVTPITSFEKRPEGSPNPDRAKPGGVHATSAGSQKTGAAPEPEDLIAPGTPIQFDIMLPASEFQDQNRAGGRRTNPFGETDDDCSIESDDSLLQQVFAVRFQGSMAVRCGNNQEVIYEAMRQVLAARAIHNIFRTTESHLMVTSSSLRLIDPQTQVTRISFQLGEVSQFAAHQENGRLMGFVVESRDWSDGDEEGEPSFSAFVFESNTEGEKICYTISLAKDITEAKKDPEALAQLMKNMPLTNDGKFLLLEPETGDTPNGAEEDLESEA
- the appl2 gene encoding DCC-interacting protein 13-beta isoform X2 produces the protein MTRSLLSVFEEDAGMLTDYTNQLLQSMQRVFGAQSEMGLATEQLSQQLMDYEKKNFAHGKGDEEVIATLQNFAKTVGELNSLHSDLASQMADSMVFPLIQFREKDLTEISTLKEIFGIATDEHEAAMVKYSRLPKKKENEKLKSDLVKEVAYTRRKQHQASLQYYCALNALQYRKRVAMLEPMLGYTQSQIRFFKKGIELVSKKMDNFLSSVSNMTQNIQAQLDTEAEAMRATQRELLSVEDTVYMPDKDIEPVNRTLIQKAGYLNIRNKTGLVTTAWDRLYFFTQGGNLMCQPRGAVAGGMVLDLDNSSVMAVECEDRRYCFQITSPSGKTSMILQAESKREYEEWICTVNNISRQIYLTDNPEAVAIRLNQSAIQAVTPITSFEKRPEGSPNPDRAKPGGVHATSAGSQKTGAAPEPEDLIAPGTPIQFDIMLPASEFQDQNRAGGRRTNPFGETDDDCSIESDDSLLQQVFAVRFQGSMAVRCGNNQEVIYEAMRQVLAARAIHNIFRTTESHLMVTSSSLRLIDPQTQVTRISFQLGEVSQFAAHQENGRLMGFVVESRDWSDGDEEGEPSFSAFVFESNTEGEKICYTISLAKDITEAKKDPEALAQLMKNMPLTNDGKFLLLEPETGDTPNGAEEDLESEA